A single window of Eucalyptus grandis isolate ANBG69807.140 chromosome 1, ASM1654582v1, whole genome shotgun sequence DNA harbors:
- the LOC104438677 gene encoding germin-like protein subfamily 1 member 7 has product MKYLPISFLILVLATATAFAYDPSPLQDICVATNDLNSGVFVNGKFCKDPKQATADDFLFMGFRNPGNTTNPLGSKVTPAFVDQFPGLNTLGISMARLDFAPGGLNPPHTHPRGTEVLVVVEGTLLVGFVTSNQLNNTLFTKVLYKGDVFVFPIGLIHFQLNIGNTYALAFAGLSSQSPGVITIANAVFGAKPPISADVLTKAFQVDKKVVDYLQAQFWYNNN; this is encoded by the exons ATGAAGTATCTTCCGATTAGCTTTCTCATCTTGGTTTTGGCAACCGCCACTGCTTTTGCTTATGACCCCAGTCCTCTTCAGGACATATGCGTCGCCACCAATGACCTGAACTCTGGAG TGTTTGTGAATGGAAAGTTTTGCAAGGACCCGAAACAGGCCACAGCTGATGATTTCCTCTTTATGGGGTTTAGAAATCCTGGAAACACGACAAATCCACTTGGATCAAAAGTCACACCGGCTTTCGTCGACCAATTTCCAGGACTCAACACTCTTGGAATATCCATGGCTCGCCTTGACTTCGCTCCCGGTGGCCTAAATCCTCCCCACACTCACCCACGTGGCACTGAGGTTTTGGTCGTGGTGGAGGGTACGCTACTTGTTGGCTTCGTCACTTCCAACCAATTAAACAACACTCTCTTCACCAAAGTCTTGTACAAAGGGGACGTATTTGTGTTCCCAATTGGTCTCATTCACTTCCAATTGAATATTGGAAACACCTACGCACTGGCCTTTGCTGGTCTTAGCAGCCAAAGCCCGGGAGTCATTACCATTGCTAATGCTGTCTTTGGAGCGAAGCCACCCATTTCTGCCGATGTTCTCACCAAGGCCTTCCAAGTCGACAAGAAGGTGGTTGACTACCTCCAGGCACAGTTTTGGTACAATAACAACTAA